A single genomic interval of Croceibacter atlanticus HTCC2559 harbors:
- a CDS encoding Leu/Phe/Val dehydrogenase → MTHDIISASDLKKVAPVFGQLSFDDHEQIVFCNDKDTGLKAIIGIHSTVLGPALGGTRMWNYESEWDALNDVLRLSRGMTFKSAITGLNLGGGKAVIIGDAKTQKTPELMKSFGEYVHSLSGKYITAEDVGMETVDMDLVREVTPYVTGISESKGGAGNPSPITAYGVFMGMKAAAKYKFGDDNLEGKRVLVQGIGHVGESLVEHITNEGAEVIISDINQERLEYVRDTYGASIYGGSDIYSEDVDIYAPCALGATVNDETIHKIKAKVIAGAANNQLEDENKHGKILQDRGIVYAPDFLINAGGIINVYAELEGYDKKEIIRKTENIFNTTLEILNSADVNKITTHTAALQIAQQRIATRKMENEG, encoded by the coding sequence ATGACTCACGATATCATCTCTGCTAGCGACCTAAAAAAAGTCGCACCAGTATTTGGACAACTTTCTTTTGACGATCACGAACAAATCGTGTTCTGTAATGACAAAGATACGGGTTTAAAAGCAATAATCGGGATACATAGTACGGTACTTGGTCCTGCATTAGGAGGAACTAGAATGTGGAATTACGAAAGCGAATGGGATGCCCTAAACGATGTACTAAGACTATCTCGTGGTATGACATTTAAGAGTGCTATTACAGGCCTTAATTTAGGTGGAGGTAAAGCGGTTATCATTGGCGATGCTAAAACTCAGAAAACACCAGAGCTTATGAAAAGTTTTGGAGAGTACGTTCACTCTTTAAGTGGTAAGTACATTACTGCAGAAGATGTTGGTATGGAAACAGTCGATATGGATTTAGTAAGAGAAGTAACACCTTATGTAACTGGAATTTCAGAAAGTAAAGGTGGAGCTGGTAATCCTTCTCCTATAACTGCATATGGAGTATTCATGGGAATGAAAGCTGCTGCAAAGTATAAATTTGGAGATGATAACCTAGAAGGTAAGCGCGTACTTGTTCAAGGTATTGGTCATGTTGGAGAATCTTTAGTAGAACACATTACCAATGAAGGTGCAGAAGTAATTATAAGTGACATTAACCAAGAACGCTTGGAGTATGTAAGAGATACTTATGGTGCTTCAATTTATGGTGGTTCAGATATTTATAGTGAAGACGTAGATATTTACGCACCTTGTGCTTTAGGAGCAACTGTTAATGATGAAACTATACATAAAATAAAAGCTAAGGTAATTGCAGGTGCAGCAAACAACCAACTTGAAGATGAAAATAAGCACGGTAAGATATTGCAAGATCGCGGTATTGTCTATGCTCCAGATTTCTTAATTAATGCTGGTGGTATTATTAACGTGTATGCAGAACTAGAAGGGTACGATAAAAAAGAAATTATTCGTAAAACAGAAAACATTTTTAATACAACATTAGAAATACTTAACTCTGCAGATGTTAATAAGATAACTACCCATACAGCTGCATTGCAAATAGCGCAACAAAGAATTGCGACTAGAAAAATGGAAAACGAAGGGTAA
- a CDS encoding DUF1573 domain-containing protein, with protein sequence MKKGILVMFAAAAMVFTSCKENAADKVNEENVAAAAERDAQAGDFPVMEFSKTEHDFGTINEGDVVEHEFTFTNTGKAPLVVTNAKGSCGCTVPTWSKEPIAPGAEGKMLVKFNSNGKPNQQVKTVNITANTEAGKELIKIKAFVTPKKKAAGTPEAK encoded by the coding sequence ATGAAAAAAGGAATTTTAGTAATGTTTGCAGCAGCAGCAATGGTGTTTACATCTTGTAAAGAAAATGCAGCAGACAAAGTAAACGAAGAGAACGTTGCAGCAGCAGCAGAGCGTGATGCACAAGCAGGAGATTTTCCAGTTATGGAATTTTCTAAAACTGAGCACGACTTTGGTACTATAAACGAAGGTGATGTGGTAGAGCATGAGTTTACATTTACTAACACAGGAAAAGCACCATTAGTAGTAACAAACGCTAAAGGTAGCTGTGGTTGTACTGTACCAACTTGGTCTAAAGAGCCTATTGCTCCAGGTGCAGAAGGTAAAATGTTAGTAAAGTTTAACTCTAACGGAAAGCCTAACCAGCAAGTTAAGACAGTTAACATTACTGCTAACACAGAAGCAGGTAAAGAATTAATTAAAATTAAAGCGTTTGTAACGCCTAAGAAAAAAGCAGCTGGTACTCCAGAAGCTAAATAA
- the nusB gene encoding transcription antitermination factor NusB encodes MQSLYAYEQSENQNLNAEEKFLKKSMEDMYDLFLLMLNLMIETRNHAESYLEKTSKMHLATEEEKTPNRKFINNELLKRLDASEYFNNLITDRKLTNWSRDDEYKTIIWESLRNSQIYQNYIESDKQSFKEDRNFVAEFFSEIIAPNEKLYDYLEDHKLTWLDDLPIVNTTIYKLIEKAKKDDVAFGIPRLFRNTEDRDFAVELMQKTILNDVEYTSEISKKTPNWDKERIAELDAVLMKMAICEFVKFPSIPVKVTINEYLEIAKEYSTPKSSIFINGILDKISKEFKADGKLNKMGRGLM; translated from the coding sequence ATGCAATCCTTATATGCATACGAGCAGTCTGAAAATCAAAATTTAAATGCTGAAGAAAAGTTCCTGAAGAAAAGTATGGAGGATATGTACGACCTCTTCCTTCTTATGTTGAACTTAATGATTGAAACCCGAAACCACGCAGAATCCTATTTAGAAAAAACCTCTAAAATGCACTTGGCGACAGAGGAAGAGAAAACACCAAACAGAAAGTTTATTAATAATGAACTTTTAAAGCGATTAGATGCTAGTGAGTATTTTAACAATCTTATTACAGACAGAAAACTTACCAACTGGTCAAGAGATGATGAGTATAAAACCATTATTTGGGAGTCTCTAAGAAATAGCCAGATTTATCAAAACTATATTGAGTCTGATAAGCAGTCTTTTAAAGAAGATAGAAATTTTGTTGCAGAGTTTTTTAGTGAAATCATAGCGCCTAATGAAAAGTTATACGATTACCTAGAAGATCATAAACTTACTTGGCTAGATGATTTGCCAATTGTAAACACAACTATTTATAAGCTTATAGAAAAAGCTAAAAAAGACGATGTAGCCTTTGGTATCCCAAGATTGTTTAGAAATACAGAAGATAGAGATTTTGCTGTGGAACTTATGCAGAAAACCATTCTTAATGATGTTGAATACACATCAGAAATTTCTAAAAAAACACCAAATTGGGATAAAGAACGTATAGCAGAGTTAGATGCTGTTCTTATGAAAATGGCAATATGCGAGTTTGTTAAATTTCCATCGATACCAGTAAAAGTTACAATAAATGAATATCTGGAAATTGCCAAAGAATATAGTACTCCAAAGAGTAGCATATTTATAAACGGAATTTTAGATAAAATAAGTAAAGAGTTTAAAGCAGATGGAAAATTGAATAAAATGGGACGCGGTTTAATGTAG
- the yajC gene encoding preprotein translocase subunit YajC: MGDLGSFLPILAMFAVVYFFMIAPQMKRQKKEKAFAKELKKGDRIVTKSGMHGKILDFSDKLGAVVIETGAGKITFDRSAISMEASQKLNAPPAEKK, translated from the coding sequence ATGGGAGATTTAGGAAGTTTTTTGCCAATATTGGCAATGTTCGCTGTAGTGTATTTCTTTATGATTGCACCACAGATGAAAAGACAAAAGAAAGAAAAGGCATTTGCTAAAGAATTAAAAAAAGGAGACCGTATTGTTACTAAAAGTGGTATGCACGGTAAGATTCTAGATTTTAGTGATAAGCTAGGTGCTGTAGTCATAGAAACCGGTGCAGGTAAAATAACTTTTGACCGCTCTGCAATTTCAATGGAAGCAAGCCAAAAGCTTAATGCGCCGCCAGCAGAGAAAAAATAA
- the pruA gene encoding L-glutamate gamma-semialdehyde dehydrogenase: protein MGKGFFHVPPAVNEPIKSYAPGSPEREEVLNTYKELYNSTVEVPCYINGKEVKTGDTATMHPPHDHKHTLGTYHKATRENVEEAIEGSLKARQEWADLPWEQRAAVFLRAAELIAGPYRAKINAATMLAQSKTIFQAEIDSACELIDFLRFNVEYMTQIFDDQPESTSEAWNRVEYRPLEGFVYAITPFNFTAIAGNLPASAALMGNVALWKPSDSQVYSAQVVMEVFKEAGVPDGVINMVMGDPVMISDVAISHPDFTGLHFTGSTNVFQDLWKTIGNNIHTYKTYPRIVGETGGKDFIMAHKSADAKQVATAIARGAFEFQGQKCSACSRCYIPKSLWADVKKYLVEDVKSFKMGSPEDMGNFVTAVIHEGSFDKLASYIDKAKEDKDAEIIVGGNYDKSKGWFVEPTVIVTDNPKYTTMQTELFGPVVTIYVYEDEEFDDTLKLVDETSIYALTGSIFSTDRHAAAHATKALQNCAGNFYINDKCTGAVVGQQPFGGARASGTNDKAGSKLNLLRWVSPRLIKETFVAPKDYRYPFLGED from the coding sequence ATGGGAAAAGGATTTTTTCATGTGCCGCCAGCGGTAAATGAACCAATTAAGAGTTATGCTCCTGGATCGCCAGAGCGTGAAGAGGTTTTAAACACCTACAAAGAGTTATATAACAGTACTGTTGAAGTACCTTGTTATATAAACGGAAAAGAGGTTAAAACTGGAGATACTGCTACTATGCATCCGCCTCACGACCATAAACATACATTAGGTACCTACCACAAAGCAACAAGGGAAAACGTTGAAGAAGCTATTGAAGGTTCTTTAAAAGCTCGCCAAGAATGGGCAGATCTTCCTTGGGAACAACGTGCAGCTGTATTTTTAAGAGCAGCCGAGCTTATTGCAGGACCATATAGAGCAAAAATAAATGCCGCTACCATGCTAGCGCAGTCTAAAACAATATTTCAAGCAGAAATAGATTCAGCTTGTGAGTTGATTGACTTTCTACGATTTAACGTAGAATATATGACACAGATTTTTGACGATCAACCAGAATCTACATCTGAGGCTTGGAATCGTGTTGAGTACAGACCATTAGAAGGTTTTGTATATGCAATTACACCATTTAACTTTACTGCTATTGCAGGAAACCTTCCTGCAAGTGCAGCATTAATGGGTAATGTAGCACTTTGGAAACCAAGTGATAGCCAAGTATACTCTGCACAAGTTGTGATGGAAGTATTTAAGGAGGCTGGTGTACCAGATGGTGTTATTAATATGGTAATGGGAGATCCTGTTATGATTTCTGATGTTGCAATAAGTCACCCAGATTTTACAGGCCTACACTTTACAGGAAGTACTAATGTTTTTCAAGATTTATGGAAAACAATTGGAAACAATATACATACTTATAAAACATACCCAAGAATTGTGGGAGAAACTGGTGGAAAAGATTTCATCATGGCTCACAAATCTGCAGATGCTAAACAAGTTGCAACAGCAATTGCAAGAGGTGCATTCGAATTTCAGGGTCAGAAATGTAGTGCATGTTCAAGATGTTACATCCCTAAGAGTTTATGGGCAGATGTAAAAAAATATCTTGTTGAAGATGTAAAATCATTTAAAATGGGATCTCCGGAAGATATGGGGAACTTTGTAACTGCGGTTATACACGAAGGCTCTTTTGATAAACTAGCTAGTTATATAGATAAAGCTAAAGAAGATAAAGATGCAGAGATAATTGTTGGCGGAAACTACGACAAGAGTAAAGGTTGGTTTGTTGAACCTACAGTAATTGTAACAGACAACCCTAAGTATACAACAATGCAAACAGAATTATTTGGACCTGTTGTTACCATTTATGTATACGAAGATGAAGAGTTTGATGACACTTTAAAGTTAGTTGATGAAACATCTATCTACGCTTTAACAGGATCTATATTCTCTACAGATAGACATGCTGCAGCACACGCTACTAAAGCATTACAAAACTGCGCAGGTAATTTCTACATAAACGACAAGTGTACTGGTGCTGTAGTTGGGCAACAACCATTTGGTGGTGCTAGAGCAAGTGGTACTAATGATAAAGCTGGTAGTAAGCTTAACTTATTACGTTGGGTATCTCCAAGGTTAATTAAGGAAACTTTTGTTGCTCCTAAAGATTACAGATATCCTTTCTTAGGTGAAGATTAA